One genomic segment of Natrialbaceae archaeon AArc-T1-2 includes these proteins:
- a CDS encoding DUF5786 family protein — MGFGSYDESEQQQQTADDDEDVEAVNVHENDHEGELSFESDLSTDELVSQLGEMKDEE, encoded by the coding sequence ATGGGTTTTGGTAGCTACGACGAATCCGAACAACAACAGCAGACGGCAGACGATGACGAGGACGTCGAAGCCGTCAACGTCCACGAGAACGACCACGAAGGGGAGCTGTCTTTCGAGTCCGACCTCTCGACGGACGAACTCGTCTCCCAGCTCGGGGAGATGAAAGACGAAGAGTAA
- a CDS encoding helix-turn-helix domain-containing protein, with product MSTNAIGAGRAKLQSQVGDGVVAAVQLDHPDLLLRPTLRRGSDVMVEPDYQTTVDGDHTLLYLTAYASAFEEFEAGLEDDPTVVDPILIRRDSDRHVYRVTLTDRAITYVPATAEVGGRILDQTGRRDGWTVQLWLPDRDALVALNDRCQDRDVAFQVTYLQTADEENDTIVGLTPEQSELLSVAYEEGYFKVPREISQAELARRFGVSKSAISQRLRRAIDDLCRRTIA from the coding sequence GTGAGCACGAACGCCATCGGAGCCGGCCGTGCGAAACTTCAATCGCAGGTCGGAGACGGTGTCGTCGCAGCGGTCCAGCTCGACCACCCCGATCTCTTGTTGCGGCCGACGCTCCGGCGTGGATCGGACGTGATGGTCGAACCCGACTACCAGACGACCGTCGACGGAGACCACACGCTGTTGTATCTCACCGCCTACGCCTCCGCGTTCGAGGAGTTCGAGGCGGGGCTCGAGGACGATCCGACCGTGGTCGATCCGATCCTCATCCGTCGTGACTCCGATCGACACGTCTACCGCGTCACGCTTACCGATCGCGCGATCACGTACGTTCCGGCGACGGCCGAGGTCGGGGGGCGAATCCTCGATCAAACGGGCCGTCGGGACGGCTGGACCGTGCAGTTGTGGCTTCCGGATCGGGATGCACTTGTCGCGCTCAACGACCGCTGTCAGGACCGAGACGTCGCCTTCCAGGTCACGTACCTGCAGACGGCAGACGAGGAGAACGACACCATCGTCGGTCTCACACCCGAGCAATCGGAGTTGCTTAGCGTCGCCTACGAAGAGGGGTATTTCAAGGTGCCACGGGAGATCTCACAAGCCGAACTCGCACGGCGGTTTGGCGTCTCGAAATCCGCGATTTCACAGCGACTCCGCCGAGCGATCGACGATCTCTGTCGTCGGACGATTGCGTGA
- a CDS encoding cytochrome c biogenesis CcdA family protein: MFDAAVLGTIGFAATMGVATFFSPCAYPLLPGYVGFYVSQTDGDASLGGAISRGIAASVGILATFAVLTAVAFSIGHAAFSRVTILEPVVGALLVVFGVLVVVDRAPSLSMTLPKRRSSVLGFGIFGTGYALAAAGCVAPLFVGVVGRAVTLSTSGAVLVMATYAGIVAALMLAVTVATGMGLVAGAGRLSAYIGTLERVAGGVMIVAGLAQIYLGVVGTLPV; this comes from the coding sequence ATGTTCGATGCTGCAGTACTCGGAACGATCGGATTCGCGGCTACGATGGGCGTCGCGACGTTTTTCTCCCCGTGTGCGTACCCGCTGTTGCCCGGCTACGTGGGATTTTACGTCAGCCAGACCGACGGCGACGCCTCACTTGGCGGCGCGATCAGTCGGGGTATCGCCGCAAGCGTTGGCATCCTCGCGACGTTCGCCGTCCTCACGGCGGTGGCGTTCTCGATCGGACACGCGGCCTTCTCGCGCGTCACGATCCTCGAGCCGGTCGTCGGCGCGCTTCTGGTCGTCTTCGGCGTTCTCGTCGTCGTCGACCGTGCACCGTCGCTGTCGATGACCCTGCCAAAACGTCGCTCGAGCGTGCTCGGGTTCGGAATCTTCGGAACCGGCTACGCACTGGCGGCGGCCGGCTGTGTCGCGCCGCTTTTCGTCGGCGTCGTCGGCCGGGCGGTGACGCTCTCGACCAGCGGTGCGGTCCTCGTAATGGCGACCTACGCCGGGATCGTCGCCGCACTCATGCTCGCGGTGACCGTCGCAACCGGGATGGGGCTGGTCGCGGGCGCGGGCCGGCTATCGGCATACATCGGGACGCTCGAGCGGGTCGCCGGCGGTGTAATGATCGTCGCGGGGCTTGCCCAGATCTATCTCGGCGTCGTGGGTACGCTTCCGGTCTGA
- a CDS encoding peroxiredoxin family protein: MRRRELIAGLGSVAVLAGVGAVTTDAFNGDDEPETYDDDPITVETIDAPGSEAGTMAVPQPGQVMVLEFFLTSCSHCERQLPTLREARAELEDDVQFLAVSNDPGGTVEEDTLVEWWDEHGGEWPVGHDPDLELGERYDAISVPVTVVLDERGTPHLTEAGDKSVDEIVDAVQAASTVTEGDT; this comes from the coding sequence ATGCGACGACGAGAACTCATCGCCGGGCTCGGAAGCGTCGCCGTCCTCGCTGGCGTGGGTGCGGTTACGACCGACGCGTTCAACGGTGACGACGAGCCCGAAACGTACGACGACGACCCGATCACGGTCGAGACGATCGACGCGCCGGGCAGCGAGGCCGGGACGATGGCCGTTCCACAGCCGGGACAGGTGATGGTCCTCGAGTTCTTCCTGACCTCCTGTTCTCACTGCGAGCGCCAGCTGCCGACGCTTCGGGAGGCACGGGCGGAACTCGAGGACGACGTGCAGTTTCTGGCGGTGTCGAACGATCCCGGTGGAACCGTCGAGGAGGACACGCTCGTCGAGTGGTGGGACGAACACGGCGGCGAGTGGCCGGTTGGCCACGATCCGGACCTGGAACTCGGTGAACGCTACGACGCCATCAGCGTCCCCGTGACGGTCGTCCTCGACGAGCGAGGGACGCCACACCTGACCGAGGCGGGCGACAAGTCGGTCGACGAGATCGTCGACGCCGTCCAGGCCGCCAGTACCGTCACCGAGGGTGATACCTGA
- a CDS encoding TlpA family protein disulfide reductase: protein MRRRDLIAGVGSLAVLAGGGVVATQGLPSAGDGGDDADRGDYSDDPIEIETVDAPGSEAGTMAVPQPGQVMVLDFFMTTCGVCQDMMPVLAEARAALDDDNDVRFLSVTHERSIENAELAEWWADYDGDWSVGRDESVDLFERYGVTGVPETVVIDGAGDVHWNNTGRKTVEELVDAVDGTVAAIEEPTDESN, encoded by the coding sequence ATGAGACGGCGCGATCTCATCGCAGGCGTCGGCAGCCTGGCCGTGCTCGCTGGCGGTGGCGTCGTCGCAACACAGGGGCTGCCGTCGGCCGGCGACGGTGGCGATGACGCCGATAGGGGAGACTACAGCGACGATCCGATCGAGATCGAGACGGTCGACGCGCCGGGCAGCGAGGCCGGGACGATGGCTGTCCCACAGCCGGGACAGGTGATGGTCCTCGATTTCTTCATGACGACCTGTGGCGTCTGTCAGGACATGATGCCGGTGCTTGCCGAGGCGAGAGCAGCACTCGACGACGACAACGACGTTCGCTTCCTGTCGGTGACGCACGAACGCAGCATCGAGAACGCAGAACTCGCCGAGTGGTGGGCCGACTACGACGGCGACTGGTCCGTCGGTCGCGACGAGAGCGTCGACCTGTTCGAACGGTACGGTGTCACGGGCGTCCCGGAAACCGTCGTCATCGACGGCGCGGGGGACGTCCACTGGAACAATACCGGCCGGAAGACGGTTGAGGAACTCGTCGACGCCGTCGACGGTACCGTCGCCGCGATCGAGGAACCGACCGACGAGTCGAACTAA
- a CDS encoding SCO family protein encodes MDRRTYLRSLGIAGMAGVAGCLETVPGVGSSRTVLGPPEQDLSASTHPTHGDEFPSLSLPDPLLGEEVSTEGFEGERAFLLTFIYTNCHDDSCPMLLSRLAHAQHDAIDGGYADETAFLAMTFDPDRDTEDTLREEAEIQDVDLEAGNWHFLRPENFFEARDILDEKFGLTLRNEALEDHDHNETDDDGDDLEGEYDIVHYNLILLVNKDGIVERAYPNATSVEWSTISDDLGTVVEG; translated from the coding sequence ATGGACAGGCGTACGTATCTTCGGTCGCTCGGGATCGCGGGTATGGCCGGCGTCGCAGGCTGTCTCGAGACCGTCCCCGGCGTGGGCTCCAGTCGGACGGTACTCGGGCCGCCGGAACAGGACCTGAGTGCCTCCACCCATCCCACCCACGGCGACGAGTTTCCGTCGCTTTCGCTTCCCGACCCGCTGCTCGGCGAGGAGGTCTCGACCGAGGGCTTCGAGGGCGAGCGCGCGTTCTTGCTGACGTTTATCTACACGAACTGCCACGACGATTCGTGTCCGATGTTGCTCTCGCGGCTCGCTCACGCACAACACGACGCGATCGATGGCGGGTACGCCGACGAAACGGCCTTTCTGGCGATGACGTTCGATCCGGACAGAGACACCGAAGACACACTCCGTGAGGAAGCGGAGATACAGGACGTCGACCTCGAGGCTGGTAACTGGCACTTCCTGCGTCCGGAGAACTTCTTCGAGGCACGGGACATCCTCGACGAGAAGTTCGGGCTGACGCTGCGAAACGAGGCCCTGGAGGACCACGACCACAACGAGACCGACGACGATGGCGACGACCTCGAGGGCGAGTACGACATCGTCCACTACAACCTGATCCTGCTCGTCAACAAAGACGGGATCGTCGAACGCGCGTATCCGAACGCGACGAGCGTCGAGTGGTCGACGATCAGCGACGACCTCGGGACGGTGGTCGAGGGATGA
- a CDS encoding DNA-methyltransferase, which produces METSHRVVVGDSRELSELEDDSIELVVTSPPYPMIELWDELFAEFDPAVEEALEAGDGQAAFETMHAQLDRVWDELERVLVDGGIACINVGDATRTVDGSFRVYPNHARILEAFERRGFDPLPDVLWRKPANSAAKFMGSGTLPPNAYVTLEHEYVLVFRKGGESRSFEPCVDRRYEAAYFWEERNRWFSDVWTDVRGELQALERDDLRERSGAFPLEIPYRLICMYSAYGDTVLDPFWGTGTTTLAAMCGARDSVGYELESEFVSVFEDRVGDVVELSRSVAQTRLEDHRAFVSRRRADGDELGYDAEHYDFPVMTKMEREIRLREVEAVRETPSGYRLEHAPLERA; this is translated from the coding sequence ATGGAGACGTCCCACCGCGTCGTCGTCGGCGACTCGAGGGAACTGTCGGAACTCGAAGACGACTCGATCGAACTCGTGGTCACCTCGCCACCGTACCCGATGATCGAGCTCTGGGACGAGCTCTTCGCCGAGTTCGACCCGGCCGTCGAGGAGGCACTCGAGGCCGGCGACGGGCAGGCGGCGTTCGAGACGATGCACGCCCAGCTCGACCGCGTCTGGGACGAACTCGAGCGCGTACTCGTCGACGGCGGCATCGCCTGCATCAACGTCGGCGACGCGACCCGGACCGTCGACGGGAGCTTTCGCGTTTATCCGAACCACGCCCGGATCCTCGAGGCGTTCGAACGCCGCGGATTCGATCCCCTCCCCGACGTCCTCTGGCGCAAGCCGGCAAACAGCGCCGCGAAGTTCATGGGTAGCGGCACCCTGCCGCCGAATGCCTACGTCACGCTGGAACACGAGTACGTGCTGGTCTTTCGCAAGGGTGGGGAGAGTCGCAGCTTCGAGCCGTGTGTCGACCGCCGCTACGAGGCCGCGTACTTCTGGGAGGAGCGCAACCGCTGGTTTTCGGACGTCTGGACCGACGTCAGAGGCGAACTGCAGGCACTCGAGCGAGACGACCTGCGGGAGCGATCCGGCGCGTTCCCCCTCGAGATCCCGTACCGGCTGATCTGTATGTACTCGGCCTACGGCGACACCGTCCTCGATCCGTTCTGGGGGACCGGGACGACCACGCTCGCGGCGATGTGTGGCGCTCGCGATTCGGTCGGCTACGAACTCGAGTCAGAGTTCGTCTCGGTGTTCGAAGACCGGGTCGGAGACGTCGTGGAACTGTCCCGGTCGGTGGCCCAGACCAGACTCGAGGATCACCGCGCGTTCGTCAGTCGGCGTCGCGCGGACGGCGACGAACTGGGCTACGACGCCGAACACTACGACTTTCCCGTGATGACGAAGATGGAACGGGAGATCCGACTCCGGGAAGTCGAGGCCGTCCGGGAGACGCCGTCGGGATACCGACTCGAGCACGCTCCGCTCGAGCGGGCCTGA
- a CDS encoding winged helix-turn-helix transcriptional regulator, with the protein MSTLDETDLEILRLLVEDARRPYSDIAERVDRSAPTVSDRIDRLEELGVIERFTVDLDRSTITDGVEVLVDLDLQPGADDGVSSQLAETDWVEHVIETADSRLLAVATVQPTRARALLGEAVDLEAVESYRIHLIEQRRWSPSVGDADLALECAECGNPVTSNGDSVVIDGERYHFCCPVCRSSFEERYASLSESA; encoded by the coding sequence ATGAGCACGCTTGACGAGACGGACCTCGAGATCCTCCGGTTGCTCGTCGAGGACGCGCGCCGACCATACAGCGACATCGCCGAGCGCGTCGACCGGTCGGCGCCGACGGTCTCGGATCGGATCGACCGCCTCGAGGAACTTGGCGTCATCGAACGGTTCACCGTCGACCTCGATCGATCGACGATCACCGACGGCGTCGAGGTTCTTGTCGACCTCGACCTCCAGCCGGGAGCCGACGACGGGGTCAGTTCACAACTCGCCGAGACCGACTGGGTCGAACACGTCATCGAGACCGCCGACAGCAGGCTGCTCGCGGTCGCGACCGTCCAGCCGACCCGGGCTCGGGCGCTGCTCGGGGAGGCAGTCGACCTCGAGGCTGTGGAGTCCTACCGGATCCACCTGATCGAGCAACGGCGCTGGTCGCCCTCGGTCGGCGACGCCGACCTCGCACTCGAGTGTGCCGAGTGTGGCAACCCCGTCACGAGCAACGGCGACTCCGTCGTGATCGACGGCGAGCGATACCACTTCTGCTGTCCGGTCTGTCGCTCGAGCTTCGAAGAGCGGTACGCGAGCCTCTCGGAGTCGGCCTGA
- a CDS encoding TlpA family protein disulfide reductase — MALETMRPTPTWDAVAYEDTVEVLAAHRDELTYKIWGGDWCKDCRALLPDFGAALEAADVPDERIEEFAVDRDKQGPGVEAYDVEYIPTIVVERANGEELVRFVEEEDRPPAVWLADEIEAALETA; from the coding sequence ATGGCTCTCGAAACCATGCGGCCGACCCCGACGTGGGACGCCGTCGCCTACGAGGACACCGTCGAGGTACTCGCTGCCCACCGCGACGAACTCACCTACAAGATCTGGGGCGGCGACTGGTGTAAGGACTGCCGCGCTCTGTTGCCCGACTTCGGTGCCGCACTCGAGGCCGCCGACGTCCCGGACGAGCGCATCGAGGAGTTCGCCGTCGATCGGGACAAGCAGGGCCCGGGCGTCGAGGCGTACGACGTCGAGTACATCCCGACGATCGTCGTCGAGCGCGCAAACGGCGAGGAACTCGTCCGCTTCGTCGAGGAAGAGGACCGTCCGCCGGCCGTCTGGCTCGCCGACGAGATCGAAGCAGCGCTCGAGACGGCCTGA